The Nitrospira sp. genome includes the window GATCCCCCGGACCGTGACGATGGACGCGGGCTCTTGCAGCGAAGTGAATGTCACGGCCCTCACGGCGCTGGGCTGTCAGCCGCTCATCCCACCGGATCGCCAACAGAGGGGGCTCCGGAAATTCGGACAGTATGCTAAGTGGTAGCCTGGCTTCATCGAAGCTACCGAGAGGCGGCGATACAAAGGAGCGAGGCGATGAAGGGAACGAGACGGAATCATGGGGCGACCTTCAAGGCCCAGGTGGCGTTGGCCGCCGTCAAGGGCGACAAGACGCTGGCGGAATTGGCCGAGCAATTCAGTGTCCATCCCACCCAGATCACCGAATGGAAGCAGCAATTGTTGGGGCGGGCAGCCGACGTCTTTGGCGGGGCGAAGGCGCCGTCGGAGGCGCCGAATCTCAAGACGCTGCACGCCAAGATCGGGCAACTGACCCTGGAGCATGATTTTTTAGAAGAGGCACTCACCAAGGCGGGCTTGCTGAGCGCAACGCAATGATCAACCGCACCCACGCGTTACCAGTGGCGCAACAATGTCAGCTGCTGAAGGTCGCCCGCTCCACCGCGTACTATCAGCCGGCGCCGGTGTCGGCGGCGCTGGCCCTGATGCGCCGGATTGACGAATTGCATCTGCAGTATCCGTTCGCCGGAGCCCGGATGCTCCGGGATGTCCTCTGGCGCGAGGGCCATGGAGTGGGACGGCGTCATGTGGTGACGCTGATGAGGCGGATGGGGATCATGGCGATCTATCGCATGCCTCGCACCAGCCAACGGCATCCCGCTCACCGGATCTACCCGTATCTGCTGCGCCAGCTGACGATCACGCGTCCGCACCACGTGTGGGCGTCCGATATTACGTACATTCCGATGCGCCGAGGCTTCGTGTATTTGTGCGCGATCCTCGACTGGGCCAGTCGCCGGGTGTTCGCGTGGCGGCTGTCCAACACGTTGACCACGGATTTCTGTCTGGAGGCGGTCCGGGAGGCGCTCGCTCACTATGGCACGCCGGAGATTTTCAACACCGATCAAGGGGGCCAGTTCACGAGCCAAGAGTTCACGGGGCTCCTGAAAGACCATGGCATTCAGATCAGCATGGACGGGACTGGGCGTTGGCGGGTCAATGTGTTCGTCGAACGGCTGTGGCGGAGCCCCAAATACGAAGAGGTCTATCTGCACGCTTACGAGACCGTGGGGGCCGCGCGCGAAGGCGTGGCGCGCTATCTGATGTTCTATAACCAGCAGCGACCCCATCGGGCGCTTGACGGCCAGACGCCCGATCAGGTGTACTGCACCAACCTGACGACACGGCTTACCGCCGCATAGTCAGCAACCCGCGAGGCGCGACTTAAGAAAGACCAAATTCTGTCCAACTAGTCGGAGCCACTTCAAACTCCATGGCCAGGCAGTGCCGATGGCTTCCCCGCCTGCGGCGCGCGTTCCCCAAGGCCGCGCTGCGTGTCCGCGTAGACGGCGGGTTCGCCGGGAACGACTGGCTGGACTTCCTGGAAGCGGAGCGGGTTGAGTATGTCGTCGGGCTGGCCAGCAATGCGCGGCTGGAACGGCGGGCGGGCAAGCTGTTGGCCGAAGCCTGGGCCATGTCGAAGGCCAGTGGTCGGACCGAACACCACTATGGGGAGACCCAGTATGCCGCTGCGTCGTGGTCCCAGCCCCGGCGGGTAATCATGAAGGCCGAAGTCGTCCGGCTGCCGGGACGGGCTCCCAAATGCAACCCGCGGTTCGTGGTGACGAATCTGGCGGTGCCCCCGACGAGGGGGGACGCGACCTACTGTCAGCGGGGTGACATGGAGAATCGGCTCAAGGAGTTGCATGACGGTCTGACGCTGGGGCGGACGAGCTGCTCACGGTTTTGGGCGAACCAGTTCCGGGTGCTGCTCACCACGGCGGCGTATGTCCTGCTGCAGGAGTTGCGGCGGCGCGCCGCCGGCACGGGCTTTGCCCAGGCCCAAGTGATGACCCTCCGAGACCGGTTGCTCAAGCTGGCCGTCTGGGTGGAAGGATCGGTTCGTCGGCTCGTCCTGCACCTGCCTCGCACAGCGCCGTGGCGCCGCACCTGGCGACGACTGGCCTTGGCCGTGGGTGCGTCGCCTGGGTAACCGAGCGCCGGGGCTTGGATGAACACGGTCTCCACCTGCTTGCGCAGGAGCGGTGTTTCTGGATCAGGCCGGATACAACTGGTCTGAGGGGGTGCAACCAGACGGAGAGTCTGGGCTGCCCTCACTTCACACGTCATGAGACCTCCACGCACTCGGAATCGGCGCCGATGGCGCTCAGAAGTAGGCGATTGGGTGACTGTGGCCATCAGTCACGAATAAAGGAGGCTAAGGATCGGCAGTCATCCGCTTCATGTCCGAGACCTCCGAGTCTCCCTGTAGCTTTCCAGTTGTAACGGTGATCGCGCTGATACCGGAGTGCCGCCGGATTTCACTGATCCGGCGGCCAGCATCGGCCTCTTTCAGAAGTGACACGATTTGGTTCTCGATCAACGTCGCAGGTGAAAAACGCCTGCAAACCTGCATCCCTCCTGATGTTAGAGAGCAAGTCATGACGATATCCGGACACTGCCGACCTTCAGAATGCTGTGGCTGACATTGGCGCAATAAGCATTTGGGCGGTGGATCCACCCGTATAGTATTCATAGGCGCCTATATCGTAGGCACCTCCTTGGGGCCGAGCAACGGCGTTGTAAGCTACTTTGGCACTAGAGCTCAAGCCCTTGTTAACGACTTTACTTCCAGAGGTCAGAGCAAAGTTGGGAGACGACACCAGTGTGCTGGGAGCATTGACAAACCCCGGATTGGTTGTAGTCACAATGTTGCCCGATTGCGTGTAATTAACCCCTTGAGTGGCGCCAGCGCTGAGAAAGACCGTCGAACCTGCTCCAGTCGCGCAGGCATAATTATTTCGAATCAAAATGCCTTTGCTCTTCATCGATATGAAAGTAACCCCGTTCGTATAGGAAGCTGACCGTCTCACGCCATTCTCGTAGAAAACATTATTCTCAACCTTCAGATTCTGTAGAGTTGAACCCCACGCAACCATGCCGCTCCCGTGGGCTTGGTACGCCATGGTGTTGTTGGCGATGACCCAATTATACGACAGGGCGTACGCCGAGCCCGGATGTTTCGTAGAGTTATAACTGACCGTCCCATTTGCTTGAATGCCATAGCCCAGGTTGTCGTAAATAAGGTTATTCGTGATCGTGATTGCCGTGCCGTTCAGATAGATGCCATGATCCAAGCTGCACACGGATGGTGTCGTGGCACAGGTCGCAAAGCGTCCATTGTGGTTGATCCTGTTCCGATCGATCAGAATCACGGTGCCATTGCCGTAAATCCCTTGCATAAGGCTGTGGTGAATCCAATTCCGCCGTATTGTGATATTATGGCCATTCTCGACTTTAATACCATCATACGCATTCCGGATCTCAAACCCTTCAATCGTGATCCAGCCGATCGCCTTCTGATACCCAGCGTAGTTCTTGAAATTGACCTTTTTCGTCGTCGCGTGGTCGACAAAATCAATGACGGGAAACTGGCCCGAAGCATTGAGGAGCTTGATCGGAGCCGACGAGGTTCCCGATCGTCCGAATTGGATCCCCCCCTCTCTGTATGTTCCACCTCGGACATAGGTGGTATCTCCGGCGACCATCTTGCTGGCCGCATGGGCTATGGTTCGCCACGGTTGTGAGCTGGTGCCCGAGTTGCTGTCGTTTCCGCTCGTGGCGACGTAGTACGTTGCCGCAGAGACCGACAAGGTCGGTGAGAGAATGCTGGCAAGAATACAGCTGCCGATTACTGACTTGATTCGGATCATTCTAGTGTCTCCTTTATCTTGTATCTTGCGAAAATGAATAGGTGGTGCGCCGTTACCGCTTTCCACAATGCCCGCTACGGAATCCAGGAGCTGCTTGAATCCAAATTACCTTGCGGTTTCACAAGCAACGATCGTGCCAAAGCGGATATTCATGAAATGGCAGAAACAAAAGAGAAAATGCATGAAATTTTGATCATGCTGGTATTAAACTATTTGGAGACTGTAGGTGTGTAGGTTGAAAGAAACATCGGCTGGTTTCCGTTGGTGATGGTTGCCAGACTGTTTCTACTTGGCAGAGAAGCCCAACAGGGTGCCGTGCACATCGAAGTGCAGTTGGGGTTGAGGGCACCGAAGCGCGAGCCTATTACCTGATGCGAGTGATTTCCCAGAATTATTCAGAATCCAACTGACGGTCGGAAACCTCATTGAGTCCGTCTCTTTAATCGGAGACTTATCTAGAGTCTTGCAATAGGGAACGGATGCGAATGACAATCGCAAATATCAACTCCGTGAAGATGTGCATCACTGTATTGGCATGCATGGAGCGGGGTCCTGCTCGCGGCCACCCATCGTTCGCATCCTCCAGTGGTATTGGGCTGGTATAGCTGGTATTATACCTATCTGCTTGGCTTGCTGGTTGGTGTCGCCGCGACACTCTCACTGGTCAAATCGTCCTGGTACTTGAAGCTTTGCCAGGCGAAAACAGGGATCCTCGTAAGCGGTGTGTCATTGCTCGTATCGATCGGTGTGGTCGAACTGGCGCTTCGTCTGGTTGATCCGCTCGGGATCTCCTACTACGAGCTGGCAGGGAATTACGTGCGCGACAAGCTGGCCGATGACCAGCTCATCTTCCGCCACAAACCGTCCTGGGAGGCCCGCTACGGCGACGTGCGCGTGACCTATAACGAACGAGGATTACGCGATCGACCGATTTTGCCGAAAGCCGCCGGGGAATATCGGATTCTTGCGCTTGGAGACTCGGTGACCTTTGGATGGGGGGTGGACCAGGACAAGACGTTCACTGCCCGGCTCGAATCATTACTGCAAGGTCGTCTCCACCGGCCGGTGAGGGTGATCAACAGTGGGGTGGGGGGGTACAACACGGTGCAAGAGGTGACCTATTTCAAGCAGGAAGGGATCAATCTGCAGCCGGATTTGGTGATGTTGACCTATGTGCAGAATGACATCGAAGTGAACAAAGGGCCTTTCGATCCATGGACTCAAAGTTCTCTGTGGGGAAAGCCTTTTCCCGACATGTTAGAAACTATGGTGAGGAAGCTGTGGCTCTTTCGATTAGCTCATCATACCTATCGCTATGCCATACCTAAACAGGTAAAAGAGGAGCCTTCTGCTCCCTCGCAAAATGGGATGGGATGGCGTGCGTCCATGTCGGCGTTAGGCGAACTAATTGAGATGTGTGAAGAACGGAGGATCCCACTCATCCTATTCTTCGAACGGTTGGATCCACGCGACAATAACTTATTGCTGGAAGATGTGGTTCGGCATGCCAAAGGAGTTCCGGTCAAGGACATGGCACCATGGTTTGCGGGGCTGCGCATAGCTTCACATGTGAATTCGAAGGTCGATGGCCACCCTAATGGGGAAGGCCATCGTGTGATGGCGGAACACATGGCCGAGGACATTGTGGGCTACCTCGTCCAGTTAACAGATCGTGCAAGTCGGACCGAGAGCAGACGTATGACACGATAAGCCGACATGCACCTTTTCGGAAACATTTGACCTCTCTGATGCTCATAGCTACGCCGTCAGATACCAATCCTCTCAAAAATTGATCATTGGAGGGGAGATCGTCCAATCGCATTGGACGAGGGCATAAGGGATATCCTTGAAGATCGATATTAGAAGATAAAAGGTAAACCCCACCCATCGTGGGATTGAAAAACTGCTCGCGGAATTGTTTCATCAATCAAAGAGTATCTTGGTTTCGGAATCGGGAGATCATCAGACGCCGGATATAGTCCTGATCGCAAGCGGATCGCGATGGCAGAGTCGTTGCCGCACTCAAGTGCTTGCTCTAGATGAAGCTACTTCCAACTATTTTTCAGGCTAAGGAGGAATGTCATGAGTGGGTTTGTTATGGAACTGTGGGCCTTTATGAAAGAGCGCAAGAAATTTTGGCTCTTGCCGATTCTGGTGGTTCTGCTTTTGTTCGGCACATTGATTGTGTTAACACAAGGTTCGGCGGTCGCTCCCTTTATCTACACATTGTTTTGAGACCAGTTTGCTCTTCCAGATGACGCCTATCCTAAGATCGATTCTTGCGGAATGAACAAGGTTACTCTGGAATGATACCATCGGTGTTCAGATCTCAAAGAGGCAATATCCAGCAGAGTATGGTTTTGTGCCTAGGCACATGTATCAGCGTAAAATCAAGATAATGACGAGCAGCAATTACCGGCTGCCATACGGCAGGAGAGGGTCGCTGTCCTTCTTGTGCGTGGCGGATCCACCTTGGCTCCTCTAGTGAACCATTCAGGAGCGGGTGGCTCAAGTTGCAACCTGGATCATGATTTTCCCACGGAAATCACTCGTCTTCTTGAGTGATTCGGTCGTGGAGGTCGCTTTCATGAGGAGTCGAGGCATCTATGTCGTTTGACCTTAAAGATTCTGATGTCGTATGCGAGGAGGCCAGGATCAAATTGGCCTACCAGACGAAGAAGCCGATCGGATACTATTCATTGTTTGATCCCGGAAACCTGTTTCTTGTCCAAGAACGTGAACGGTCTCTCGTGAAGCGGCTGAGGAAGCACGGCTGTGCCTCACTTGCTGACATGCATGTTCTTGACGTGGGATGCGGAAGTGGATATTGGTTGCGGGATTTTATCAAATGGGGTGTCTCTCCATCCAACTTAACGGGAGTGGAATTGTTGGGCGAGCGACTATCCAGTGCTGCTCGCTTGTGTCCCTCCGAGGTAGCATTACACCGCATGAACGGTGCCACACTTGAGTTCCCTGATGAAAGCTTTGATCTCGTACTGCAATCAGTCGTCTTCACATCAGTTCTGGATGGGAAAATACGGCATCGTATGGCAGAGGAGATGCTTCGTGTGGTGAAGAAGACCGGATTCATCATCTGGTATGACTTCTTTGTGGATAATCCATGGAACCAGAATGTTCGTGGAGTAAGGAAAGCCGAGATTGCACGATTGTTTCCGAATTGTTCCGTTGAACTTGAGCGAGTGTCATTGGTGCTTCCGCTTGCTAGGTTCCTCGCGCCTTGGTCCTGGTTGGTATGTCACTTGCTGAGTCGTTTGCGATTGCTTAATACCCATTACCTTGGCTTGATTCAGAAGAAATAGAGGAGGGCGTGTGAGGTATATCCTTGGAATCTCGGCTTTTTATCACGACAGTGCGGCGTGCCTCGTTCGTGATGGAGACATCATAGCGGCTGCTCAGGAAGAACGGTTTACCCGAAGGAAGCATGATCCCGGTTTTCCTTCTCACGCAGTGGCCTACTGCTTGAAGGAGGGAGGAATTAGGCTGGGTGATCTCCGATATATCGTCTTCTATGATAAACCGCTCGTGAAATTTGAGCGGTTGATCGAGACGTACTTGGCATTCGCTCCGAAAGGGCTCCAGTCGTTTGTGGCGGCTATGCCGGTGTGGCTCAAGGAAAAGCTCTTACTCCGTAATCTGCTTGCGAAGGAATTCCTCGCGTTGGCGCCGGAGATGAACCAGTCGACGCTTCCCCAGCTATTGTTCGGTGAACATCATGAATCGCATGCCGCCTCCGCATTTTACCCGTCGCCCTATGACAAGGCAGTGGTTCTTTGTATGGATGGCGTCGGCGAATGGGCCACCACGTCCGCGTGGCTCGGCGATGGGAATGCATTGACGCCGCTCTGGGAAATTCCGTTCCCCCATTCTCTCGGGCTCCTTTATTCAGCCTTCACGTACTACACCGGTTTCAAGGTTAATTCCGGCGAGTATAAAGTGATGGGTTTGGCTCCGTATGGAGAACCGAAGTACGTCAAGGCCATCTATGACCATCTTCTTGATCTCAAGCCGGACGGGACATTCCGCTTGAACATGGACTATTTCAATTACTGCACTGGATTGACCATGACCGGGGACAAGTTCGATGACTTGTTCGGAGGTCCCCCGCGGAAAGCGGAGAGCAAGTTGACGCAACGTGAGATGGATTTGGCCCGTTCAATCCAAGAAGTGACCGAAGAGGTCATGCTCCGTGTCACGAGAACGCTACACCGCGAAACCGGGATTGAGTATCTCTGTATGGCCGGTGGTGTCGCGCTCAATTGTGTGGGGAATGGGCGGATCCTACGAGAAGGTCCGTTCAAGGGGATCTGGATTCAACCGGCAGCTGGAGATGCGGGAGGGGCGGTCGGTGCTGCGTTGAGTGCCTGGTATCGTTATGATGACCAACCGAGGGGCTCGACTGGTATTGACCGGATGAGCGGGAGTTATCTGGGGCCGAGACATACGAATGCCGAAATCGAGCAGTATCTCAAGCAGGTCGAGGCGCCGTATGAATTGCTCGATGACAATCATCTGTTCGACCGGGTAGCCAAAGATCTTGCGGAAGGGAAGGTTGTTGGCTGGTTGCAAGGTCGGATGGAGTTCGGCCCGCGTGCGCTCGGCGGTCGAAGCATCCTTGGTGACGCCAGAAATACGAAGATGCAATCGGTGATGAACCTGAAGATCAAGTATCGAGAGTCGTTTCGTCCCTTTGCGCCCTCGGTTCTACGGGAGCGAGTGTCGGATTTCTTTGAGATGAATACGGACAGTCCCTACATGCTGCTGGTGGCGCCAGTGATGGAGAAACGACGGTTGCCATTGCCTGCCAATCGATTAGAGCTATGGGGAATCGATCTGTTGAATGTTCCACGGTCCGATATTCCCGCCGTCACTCATTTGGACTACTCGGCCAGAATACAAACCGTCCATGAGGAGACCAACCCAAGGTATTACCGATTGCTCAAGTCGTTCGAAGCACAGACGGGCTACCCCGTTTTGGTCAATACATCTTTCAACGTACGAGGGGAGCCGATCGTATCCACACCGGCGGATGCCTACCGATGTTTTATGCGGACCGAAATGGATGTGCTCGTCCTGGAAAACTGTGTTCTGTATAAGACGAAACAAAAGCCGTTGGAGAACGATACGAACTGGCAAAAAGAATTCGAGCTGGATTAGGAGATGGCGCAATGGATCGAACAAGTCAACAGCCTAGCAAGAAAGATTTCCGGCAGTTCGGTTTCCTAGTCGGAGGCGTATTCACGGTAATCGGATTGTGGCCCGTTGTGTTCCGAAGTGAGTCACCCCGCTTATGGGCGATGATTCTCGGGAGTCTGCTAATTGTTCTGGGCGCGGTTGCCCCGCAGAGCTTGAAACAGGTTCACAAAGGATGGATGAAGGTAGGCCACGTTCTCGGCTCGATTAATACGAAAATCATACTTGGGATCATCTATTATCTGCTTATCACCCCAATGGGCCTGGTCATGCGTCTGATGGGTAAGGATCCCATGCATCGAACGTTGGCGCAAGGGATGGACACCTATCGCATCGTGCGGCTTCCACGGCCACGCCATCATATGCGAAACCAATTTTAAGGAAGGTCTGATTACTCATAAGCCGGTAATTTGCAGAACACGATGTCACTGTTAACCTTATTCTATGCGGATTTCATCGGGTAGTTATTGCCTTAGTTCCTGACTACTGAGTAATTCGAAGGTCTGGGCAGGAACCAATCAGATTTCCTGGGTTTTGGGCACTGGCTGATAGAAACCGAGAATTATTCAGACTTTCCTTAGGTTAATCTGAGCGCTAAGGTACAGGTTGCAATCGGACAGCGATTCTCGATCACACGCCCAATATTTCGTTTCGTGGTCACCGCAGGAATTTTCATGGCCTTTTGATGAATCAAGAGACGTTGCCTGTCGGACAAATGATTCCTATACTTTCCGTTATCATTCCCTGTCGAAATGAGCGCCGACACATTGAAGTTTGCGTGCGGTCAATCCTTGCTCAGGTGCGTCCTTCAGGGGGAATGGAAGTCATTGTCGCAGATGGACTTTCAGATGACGGTACCCGAGAGATTTTGCAGCGCCTCGCCAAAGAACATCCTGAACTGCGGGTGGTGGATAATCCCCGCCGTGTCACCCCTTGCGCGATGAATGTAGGTATCCGCGAGGCGCGTGGACAATATATCGCTATCCTGGGGGCGCACTGCGATTATGCCGCCGATTACTTGAGGACGTGTGTTGAACTGCTCAATGAACACCCTGAGGTATCTTGTGCCGGTGGGCCGATTATTAGTGCAGGGAGGAGCTTGTTTGGGCAAGCCGTGGCTGTTGCGATGTCCCATCCTGCAGGGATAGGCAACGCCAGACATAGACACCCCAACTTTGAAGGCTATGCCGAGGGGGCATGCTATCCGGTGTTTCGCAAAGAAGTCTTTGAAAAGATTGGTCTCTATGATGAAATGTTGCTACGTAATCAGGATGATGAGCTGAATTTTCGTCTCACAAAGCATGGCGGGATGGTCTTTCTCTCTCCACGTGCCCGCGCTACGTACTTCGTGAGAGAAACGGTCACATCGCTCTTTCGCCAATATTTTGAATATGGATATTGGCGGGTTGCTGTGATCAGGAAACATCGAATGCCTGCTTCGTTTCGCCACCTCGTACCGCTCATATTTCTGATCGGGTTGATCGCTTCGTTTACGCTCGCCCTGATTGTTCCGGGCGGCTGGCGCCTTCTCATGCTGGCGGGGCCGTGCGTCTATACACTTATCCTCTGTGGCGTCGGCCTTCGCCTGTCATATCGTGCGGGTTGGAAAGTTGGCGCACTGTTTCCCGTAGCTGCGGCTACAATGCACATTGCCTACGCGATCGGCTTCATGTGGGGTCTCATCAAACGGGCCCAGGCCTCCAGTGTGGTGCCTGCCAATGACCCACTTTGATGCCATCCGGTTGAACCCGTTGATGGCGTCTTTGGAGCTATTTGACTGCATTTGAGTGTGTTGAAACAGTTTGTTTGCCATGGGGAGGGAAGGCGATGAGTATTTCATCCGATGATCGAAAATCGGCCAGCGGGAAGGTGGCAGTCATCGGCGCTGGTTATTGGGGTAAAAACCTAGTGCGTAATTTTGCTGACCTTGGCGCTTTATCAGCCGTGTGCGACAGCAATACTGACACACTACGAGCGCTTAGCGAACAATATCCCCTATGCCGGACATTCGTGTCCTATCCTGAAGTGTTGGGCGACGAGACAATCCGGGCTGTGGCCATTGCCACCCCAGCTGAGGGCCATGCGGATGCAGTACGAGAGGCGTTGCTCGCCGGCAAGGATGTGTTTGTGGAAAAGCCGCTCTGCCTTTCTGTCAAGGAAGGAGAAGAGCTTGTCACCCTCGCCAAGAAGCATGACCGCATTCTCATGGTAGGACATCTTCTCTGGTATCACCCGGCGGTACTGAAGCTCAAAGAATTGATTCGCGCGGGCGACTTGGGCCGCATCCAGTACATCTATTCGAACCGCTTGAATCTTGGTAAGATCCGGCGGGAGGAAAACATACTTTGGAGTTTTGCGCCCCACGATATCTCTGTGATTTTGGGGCTGCTCAATGAGAGTCCTGATGGAGTTCGAGCGCAAGGGGGGAATTACCTCCACCAGCGCATCGCCGATGTCACAATTAGTCTCCTGTCGTTCCCGAGCGGCGTGAAAGCGCATATCTTCGTCTCCTGGCTACACCCCTACAAAGAGCAAAAATTGATAGTGGTGGGCGATCGTAAAATGGCCGTATTCGATGATCTGGAGAAGAAAGATAAGCTCCTCCTGTACCCGCATTCCATCGACTGGAAGGACAATCTTCCAATCGCGAGCAAAGCAGACGCCCAGAGGGTTGAGCTGGAGCAAGGAGAGCCGTTGCGAGCCGAATGCGAACACTTCCTGGAGTGTGTAGCAACGAGGACCAGACCGAGAACAGATGGGGAGGAAGGTTTGCGTGTGTTATCTGTCCTGCAGCAGTGCCAAGAGGCGTTGGAGCAGGCCACTCCACGCCTGACGCGTCCAGCCTCAAAACCGGACAAGACCTACTTTGCTCACGAATCGGCTTTCATCGACGAAGGCGTCGAGATCGACGAGGGAACGAGCATCTGGCACACATCGCACATCCTGAAAGGATCGCACATCGGGAAGAATTGCAAGATAGGCCAGAATGTGGTCGTCGGCCCTCATGTCACAGTCGGTAATGGAGTGAAGATCCAGAACAACGTGTCTGTGTACGAAGGTGTGACTCTCGAAGACCACGTCTTCTGTGGGCCATCAATGGTTTTTACAAATGTGTTTAATCCCCGGAGCGAAATCCCTCGTATGAAGGAGCTTAAGCACACGCTTGTGAAGCGAGGAGCGACATTGGGAGCCAATTCGACCATACTGTGTGGGATTACGATCGGGCGATATGCGTTCATCGGTGCCGGAGCGGTCGTGACCAAGGATGTGCCGGATCATGCGCTTGTAGTCGGCAACCCTGGCCGGGTTACGGGCTGGATGTGTCTGTGTGGGGTTAAACTGCACATCAAGGGCGAGAATGCCGCCTGTCCCGCCTGTGGACAGCGATATCGGGCCGAACGTACGGGGATGACGGTAGTTTAGGAAAGGAGATCTTCATGGGTGTTCCATTACTTGATTTGAAAGCACATCACGAGCCGCTTCACCAGGAAGTCATGGCGGCGCTGGAGCAGGCGTTCCGAAGCCAGGCATTTATTCTCGGCCCGGATGTGGGCAAGCTGGAGGAACGTGTGGCTACCTATTGTCAGAGTAAGTACGGTATCGGCGTGACCTCAGGTACCGACGCCCTCTTGGTCGCCCTCATGGCTCTTGGCATTGGTGCTGGTGATGAGGTCATCACGACGCCCTATTCATTTTTTGCCACGGCCGGTGCAGTCGTACGACTGGGAGCGAAGCCGGTACTTGTAGACATCGATCCCGTCACCTATAATATCGATCCCTCCAAAATTAAGTCGGTGCTGACGGCCAAGAGCAAGGCCATTATTCCGGTCCACCTCTATGGTCAATCCGCCGACATGGCTCCAATTATGGATATCGCCAAGCGGCACAATCTGAGCGTCATCGAGGACGCGGCCCAAGCCATTGGCTCGGAATACCACGATGGGCGGCGAGCCTGCAGCATCGGGACCATCGGTTGCCTGTCGTTTTTCCCGAGCAAGAATCTCGGATGTTTAGGCGACGGCGGGATGGCGATCACCAACGATCCAGATCTTGCGGAACGGATGCGAGTCCTACGCGTCCATGGGAGCAAGCCGAAGTACTATCACAAGCGGATTGGAGGGAACTTCCGTCTTGATACGATTCAGGCCGCGGTTCTGAACGTAAAGCTCAATTATCTCGATGGGTGGACAAAAAAACGGCAGGAGAATGCTACTCGATATGAGACTCTGTTCATGCAGAGCGGCCTCACGCAGACTGGGAGAGTGAAATTGCCGGAGCCTGTATATCGCAGCTCCGGCGCCAAGCACTATCACATTTATAACCAGTTTGTACTCAGGGTCGAGCAGCGAGATGCGCTCATGGCCCATTTAAAGCAGAAAGGAATTGGTGCCGAGATCTACTACCCGGTCCCATTCCACCTGCAAGAGTGTTTTCTCTATTTGGGTTACAAGCCAGGTGATTTTCCTGAGTCCGAACGGGCCGCGAATGAGACAATCGCGATTCCAATCTATCCGGAACTGACTCC containing:
- a CDS encoding right-handed parallel beta-helix repeat-containing protein, which codes for MIRIKSVIGSCILASILSPTLSVSAATYYVATSGNDSNSGTSSQPWRTIAHAASKMVAGDTTYVRGGTYREGGIQFGRSGTSSAPIKLLNASGQFPVIDFVDHATTKKVNFKNYAGYQKAIGWITIEGFEIRNAYDGIKVENGHNITIRRNWIHHSLMQGIYGNGTVILIDRNRINHNGRFATCATTPSVCSLDHGIYLNGTAITITNNLIYDNLGYGIQANGTVSYNSTKHPGSAYALSYNWVIANNTMAYQAHGSGMVAWGSTLQNLKVENNVFYENGVRRSASYTNGVTFISMKSKGILIRNNYACATGAGSTVFLSAGATQGVNYTQSGNIVTTTNPGFVNAPSTLVSSPNFALTSGSKVVNKGLSSSAKVAYNAVARPQGGAYDIGAYEYYTGGSTAQMLIAPMSATAF
- a CDS encoding transposase; translated protein: MARQCRWLPRLRRAFPKAALRVRVDGGFAGNDWLDFLEAERVEYVVGLASNARLERRAGKLLAEAWAMSKASGRTEHHYGETQYAAASWSQPRRVIMKAEVVRLPGRAPKCNPRFVVTNLAVPPTRGDATYCQRGDMENRLKELHDGLTLGRTSCSRFWANQFRVLLTTAAYVLLQELRRRAAGTGFAQAQVMTLRDRLLKLAVWVEGSVRRLVLHLPRTAPWRRTWRRLALAVGASPG
- a CDS encoding SGNH/GDSL hydrolase family protein, with amino-acid sequence MVLGWYSWYYTYLLGLLVGVAATLSLVKSSWYLKLCQAKTGILVSGVSLLVSIGVVELALRLVDPLGISYYELAGNYVRDKLADDQLIFRHKPSWEARYGDVRVTYNERGLRDRPILPKAAGEYRILALGDSVTFGWGVDQDKTFTARLESLLQGRLHRPVRVINSGVGGYNTVQEVTYFKQEGINLQPDLVMLTYVQNDIEVNKGPFDPWTQSSLWGKPFPDMLETMVRKLWLFRLAHHTYRYAIPKQVKEEPSAPSQNGMGWRASMSALGELIEMCEERRIPLILFFERLDPRDNNLLLEDVVRHAKGVPVKDMAPWFAGLRIASHVNSKVDGHPNGEGHRVMAEHMAEDIVGYLVQLTDRASRTESRRMTR
- a CDS encoding class I SAM-dependent methyltransferase gives rise to the protein MSFDLKDSDVVCEEARIKLAYQTKKPIGYYSLFDPGNLFLVQERERSLVKRLRKHGCASLADMHVLDVGCGSGYWLRDFIKWGVSPSNLTGVELLGERLSSAARLCPSEVALHRMNGATLEFPDESFDLVLQSVVFTSVLDGKIRHRMAEEMLRVVKKTGFIIWYDFFVDNPWNQNVRGVRKAEIARLFPNCSVELERVSLVLPLARFLAPWSWLVCHLLSRLRLLNTHYLGLIQKK
- a CDS encoding IS3 family transposase (programmed frameshift) translates to MKGTRRNHGATFKAQVALAAVKGDKTLAELAEQFSVHPTQITEWKQQLLGRAADVFGGAKAPSEAPNLKTLHAKIGQLTLEHGFFRRGTHQGGLAERNAMINRTHALPVAQQCQLLKVARSTAYYQPAPVSAALALMRRIDELHLQYPFAGARMLRDVLWREGHGVGRRHVVTLMRRMGIMAIYRMPRTSQRHPAHRIYPYLLRQLTITRPHHVWASDITYIPMRRGFVYLCAILDWASRRVFAWRLSNTLTTDFCLEAVREALAHYGTPEIFNTDQGGQFTSQEFTGLLKDHGIQISMDGTGRWRVNVFVERLWRSPKYEEVYLHAYETVGAAREGVARYLMFYNQQRPHRALDGQTPDQVYCTNLTTRLTAA
- a CDS encoding DUF5989 family protein, with the protein product MSGFVMELWAFMKERKKFWLLPILVVLLLFGTLIVLTQGSAVAPFIYTLF